A portion of the Pseudorasbora parva isolate DD20220531a chromosome 1, ASM2467924v1, whole genome shotgun sequence genome contains these proteins:
- the fgf19 gene encoding fibroblast growth factor 19, translated as MLLLLFVTVCGSGIGVEGLPLPDSGPHLANDWGEAVRFRHLYAARRGFHLQINTHGEVSGSRMQSSDSLVEIQPVDTGSVVIKGVASSRFLCMDRRGKLYGSHTYSKEDCSFLERILPDGYNIYISGEYGFLVNLGNDGTAASQFLPMVNTLPQEPREQRSPVDPAQDHQLGLQIDSMDPFGKSSQIVIQSPSFNKR; from the exons ATGCTCCTCTTACTCTTTGTCACTGTGTGTGGAAGTGGCATCGGCGTGGAGGGCCTCCCGTTGCCGGACTCTGGTCCACATTTGGCGAATGACTGGGGAGAAGCGGTCCGGTTCCGACACCTGTACGCAGCCCGACGCGGCTTCCATCTGCAGATCAACACACACGGAGAAGTCAGCGGGTCGCGCATGCAGAGCTCGGACA GTTTGGTTGAAATACAGCCGGTGGACACGGGCAGTGTTGTCATTAAAGGAGTTGCAAGCTCTCGGTTTCTCTGCATGGACAGAAGAGGAAAACTCTATGGATCG CACACTTACTCTAAGGAGGACTGCTCTTTTTTGGAACGCATCCTGCCAGATGGCTACAACATTTACATCTCGGGCGAATATGGATTCCTTGTGAATTTGGGTAACGACGGGACTGCAGCATCCCAGTTCCTGCCCATGGTGAACACACTTCCTCAGGAACCCAGGGAACAGCGCTCTCCCGTCGACCCCGCACAGGACCACCAGTTAGGCCTGCAAATAGACAGTATGGACCCGTTTGGAAAGAGCTCTCAAATAGTGATCCAGAGTCCCAGTTTCAACAAAAGATGA
- the lto1 gene encoding protein LTO1 homolog, with amino-acid sequence MAFVSSSDDLFDSIIMADNRFHVEGYQEGFEEGTRQGTIEGRNHGRLHGAKLSAEVSFYYGFALAWKCLLQNNSDVKARKRLKAMESLIGVIQNFPYEDSQYDKLQEDMERVRAKFRQVCSLLNVSTDFREYVSGSTGMSF; translated from the exons ATGGCTTTCGTGTCCAGTAGTGATGATTTATTCGACTCAATTATTATGGCTGATAACAG GTTTCATGTTGAAGGTTATCAGGAAGGGTTTGAGGAGGGAACTCGACAGGGAACCATTGAGGGTCGAAACCACGGGCGGCTGCACGGAGCCAAACTCAGTGCCGAG GTGTCTTTTTATTATGGATTCGCTCTAGCATGGAAATGTCTCCTTCAGAACAACAGTGATGTTAAAGCGAG AAAAAGGCTGAAAGCTATGGAGTCTTTGATCGGAGTGATCCAGAACTTCCCGTATGAAGACTCTCAGTATGACAAACTTCAAGAGGACATGGAGAGAGTGCGCGCCAAGTTTAGACAG GTGTGCTCTTTACTGAACGTGTCAACAGACTTTAGAGAATATGTGAGTGGATCAACAGGAATGTCTTTCTGA